TAACCTGAAAGTGACATGTAAATCTGCTGTTGGAAAATATAATCTTCGGAAAGAACGTATGTTCTTAAAGAGTGTAAAAAAAATGCTGCGCTTCACGCGGCAGTCCGGTACGTAAACAAAATTTCTCCAAAGATTCATCCGGTTCAGGCATCACTCCGGAGGTTAGTAATTGAATGGCAAAACGATTGGCCTGTCTTTCCAGCTTGCCTGGAGCAAAATAGGAATGTTCCTCCAGAAAGAATCGATTAATCCCTTTATGAAGTCGGTCGTGTCCAAGCTCATGGGCGCACACGAACCTTTGCCATTCCGGCGGCAAATCATTGTGTATGACGATAAACCTGCGCCGGAGCTTGCGAAAGTACAGTCCCTTGGTGGACTTCCCCAAATTGGTGAAACGAATCTGTATTCCAACCGCGCGGGCAATGCTGAACGGGCAGTTGGTCCGGTGTTTTCGAATCAGCTTTGTTACGATGTCATCCATATGATCTCACCTGCTGCCTTATTAAATTCAGTGGGTCATGCCTCATGGGCGATTGTCCGATTCGTCTGTCTTTTTGCGTTTGTTCATCTGTTTGGCTTCCCAGAACAGACCTGTCAGCACATCCTTGATTCGTTTCTTGTCCTCTTCATCGAGTGGAATGCCGTCAAACATCAGATCATCATCGTCCTCCAGCATCTTTTTGAAATCACGACGGTCTTTGTATGTAGCCCATTCCGGTACGTCCTGAAGTTCAGCAGCACTCCCTGGTTCAATATAACCGGCCTGCTTCATCATCTCTGTGTAGGGCACCGAGAGTGCATCTGAAATCTTGCGGATGGTCGCTGGTTTTGGCACACCCCGGACCCCATTCTCAATACGTGAAATCTGTGAGTTGCTTATTCCGGCTGCTTCGGCGAGCTGATTGATGCTGTATCCCTGTTGCTCGCGCAGTTGTTTCATATAAGGACCAAAAGCGTGCTCCACAATTATGCCAACTCCTTCGATTCGTACAAGTGCTTGAGTTAATATTAAGAAGAAAGATGAATGCGACAACTCCTAAACCTCTGCGGGTGCGCCGTTCCGGATTCGGATCGTTCTTTTGATCGCTGTTATCCCCGGATTTCCTGTTTCCCTTTCCTAAAGGGTGAAATCCGTTGATAAAGGCGAACGCTTCGCTTCTTCAGAATCGATTCCGTCTCCTTCACTACGTTTGCGCTTGATATATACCTTAGCGGCATTAAGGAGAAGGGGAACTTCTTAATATTAAAAATCAAATGACTTGTACGGAAGTTCATTAATTAAACAGTACTATATCGTATATATACCATTAGGTAAAGAGATATGAAACAATTATGCCAAAAGGCATAGGAAATGAGAGCGAAGGTTTTATTTTATCGTCAAAACGAACCAAAATGGAGGTTTACTCCGATCTCCAGAAAGTGGTATCCTCAAATATAAATACGAACACTATACGAACAAAATGTAACAATGACACAGGTTGGATTTTAGAAATGACTCTTTGAAGAAGGTAATTCCCCGGATTATACCGATTTGGAGTGATTCCAAAAGGCAACAGCGGGAAATTGAAGACATGTCGTTATTTATTTAGGAAACTGGACAACTCTATGAATAAGAGCGTTTTTCCATCGTGCAAAGAATGATGGCAAAACAACATGACGTGAACGATAGAGTAAGAGATATGAATGGAGTAAAAATATTAGAGGAGGAAGATAAATATGGAATTGATGCTGCCTGAATTGGACCGACGTAAAACGCAAACAGCTGTTGAAGCTGCGCTGGAAAAATACCGAATCTATAAAACCATTGCATTTGAAGAACGAGAGGTTATGGTGACGGCAAGTTACGCCGAGCGTTTCCACGGTGCAACCAATGTTACGGGGGATTCCACGGCGAGAACGGCAATCTACAATGTGGACGTGCAGCGCGCGCGTCAGGCATATTGCGATACGATTGATTTTGTTGTGTCCCGGCTGAGTGAAAAGGAACGTGTACTTGTCTGTGAACGATATCTGAAAGACGATGATGTGTTTGACTATAAAGTGTATAACCATGTGTTTGATCCGCCTGTAAGCAAGGATACGTATACGAAGATTCGTACACGTGCTTTCTACAAAATGGCGCTGGCTCTGTCAGATCGAGGTCTGATTAATATGGAGCCTTTGTCTGTGTCCCGCAAAGAGCGACAGAAGCTGGGCTGAGTGAGCGATTGAAGAAGTTGATCCTTTAATATCCAAGGTGGATTGGTTACAATAGTTGAACAAACCACAGTTGGCATCAGCCAAAGGAGAGAAGTCTGCCATGTCGGAAGAAGTCGGAATGCAGGAAATGGTCACGTTGAAGACAATCGCGGAAACGCTCAATACGTCCAATGATCTGAACTTAATGCTGGATACCGTGGTCGGCAAATTACTGGAGTTGACCGGATTAACGGCAGGCTGGATGTTTCTGATTAATGAACGTGGAGAATACACCTGTGTTTCGGATTACAATCTGCCCCCGGCATTACTGCGTAAAGATAAGGAGCCCATGCGAACGGGTACCTGCTGGTGTGTGAACCGCTTTAAGGATGGTCAACTCAATCATGCGGTTAACATCATTAACTGTAAACGGCTGGAGGATGCGGTGGAATTCCAATGGGGAGATACCCATGATATTACCCACCATGCAACCGTCCCGTTAAGGTCAGGTGAGAAGATGCTCGGCCTGCTCAACGTGGCTGCGCCAGCCAAGGAACATTTCAGCGACAGTGAACTGGCGCTGTTACAGGGCGTGGCGTACCAGATTGGTAGTGCGGTAGAGCGGATGAGATTGTATCGCACGGAGCAGCGACGAGCTGATCTGTATGCCAAGCTGGGGGAGTTCAGCACGGCCTTGGGTCTTGCAGTGAACGAATGCACCAATTCTGAGGCTTTTTGTTTAAAAGTTGTACAGCTGCTTGGGCAGCATTATGATTGGCCTTTTGCTACAATCATTCAGCAGAAAAGCGGAATGTTCGTTTTGCAGGCAGCCTATGCAAATGATACGGTTCGAACGTTATCAAGTACTCCGTTATCTTCCGAAGTGACGAGCCACATTAACCATGTAATCAATAGTCATCGTGTAACATCTCTGTCTGGGACAGAGATCGCTGAGATATTTACCCTGTGCAAGCCTGACCAGACTACGAATTCCATTGCCTCGGGAATTGCTGCTCCACTTCCGTACCATACGCCGGGAGAAACGGGAATTCTGGTGATCGGAATAGGAACATCAGGTCCTGCACAGGCGGACCGTGAAGTGCTGGAGGCATTGGCCGAACATATTGCGGCCTCATGGGAGAGTCTGAAGCTGGCGGAGAATCGCCGCGAACTTGCACGAATGGAAGAGAGAAACCGGTTGGCTCGCGATCTGCATGATTCGGTTAATCAGATTTTATTTTCACTATCGTTAACGGCTAAAGGCGCGGAAAGTATGTTATCCGGCTCCGAGCAGTTGCACCCGGCAGCGGAAGCGATGAAGGATATTCGGGCTTTATCTCAGGAGGCTCTCAAGGAAATGTGCGCATTGATTATGCAGCTCCGTCCCGCGGGACTGGAAGCAGGGCTGCTCCATGCACTACAGGAATACGGCACCAGCCAGAGGCTTCAAGTGGTGACGAATCGGACGGGAATGCGGTCTTTACCACGTAATATAGAAGAAGCATTGTGGCGAATCGGACAGGAAGCGCTGAATAATGTACGGAAACACGCGGATGTTCCTTCTGTTGAGGTCACCCTCAAGTTAAGTAATCATGAAGTGGTGCTCACTGTCACAGATCAGGGAAAAGGTGGTGCGAACAGGCCAAAAGCGTCGTCTGGAAGCTCCCTTGGCCTGTCCATTATGAAGGAACGGGCTCAATCGCTCGGAGGCAGCTTAGAAATAGTGAGTTCTTCCCGTAAGGGAACGACAGTAACGGCAGTCATTCCACTTCCGTTCGAATCTGTATAAAGTCAGGGGGAAGAAGAGATGCCGATTACGATTTTGCTCGCAGATGATCATGCGATGGTGAGACGGGGGCTGCACGTTTTTTTGACAACACAGCAAGACATGAAGGTTGTGGGCGAAGCATCGAACGGACAGGAAGCACTGGCTGAGGCGGAAGCGTTAAAACCTGACGTGGTATTAATGGATCTGCATATGCCGGTCATGGATGGAATCGAAACAGCCAGAAGGCTGCGCACGTTATTGCCAGCAACGCGAATCATTGTGCTCACCTCGTTTTCGGATCAGGATCATGTGGTTCCTGCTGTGCGTGCAGGGGTGAAAGGATATCTACTCAAGGATATTGAACCGGAAGATCTGGCTGTAGCTATTCGCAATGTGCATGCAGGTCAGGTGGAATTGCATCCTGACGCAGCAGGTCAATTGATGCATGTGATGGCTTCATCCGATTGGTCCATAAATGAACAGCAACCACAGCATATACCGACAGATCAGTCAGCAGACAGTCAACATCAGGAGCCAAAGCAGAAGGGGAAATTAACTGAAGCGTCTCTTGGCGGACTGGATATGCTCACTCGCCGTGAACAAGAAGTCTTGGGGCTAATTGCTCAAGGATTGAGCAACAAGGAAATTGCAGTTCAATTGGTCATCACCGAAAAAACGGTCAAAACCCATGTCAGTCATCTGCTCGACAAACTGGGACTAGCAGATCGGACGCAAGCGGCTCTTCATGCCGTAAGAAATGGCTGGGTCGTGTGACCAATTCCGACATATGTTCATACTTAAGTCGTATAAACTCAACCTAAAGGTTGAGTTTTTTAGTATTTCAAGTTAAGTCTATCTGCTGACGATTTGGATGCAAAAGAAAGGTAAGATGAGAGTAGAAATAACAGATCGGTTGAAACATGAGAGTTTGAATTATTAAAAAACCAGGGAGAGTGACATGAATGAATATTGTTATTTTGGCAGGAAGCAATCGGAACAATGCAACCAGTACACGTCTGGGAGAGTATGCTGTGGAGATTATTCGCGGTCAGGGACATCAGGCCAGCCTGTTTGATCTGTATCAGACACCACTTCCATTCTACGCACCAGATGAAAAACAAGCGGATCATGAACATCTGGCAGACCTGAATACACGTATGCTCGCGGCTGATGCGATCATCTTGTCTACACCAGAGTATCACGGCAGTATTAGCGGTGTGCTCAAAAATGCATTGGATCACCTGAGTCAGGCTCATTTCAGCGGCAAGCCCGTCCTGTCCATCAGCTCCTCTGGTGGAGCGGTGGGGGTAAGTTCGCTTTTACAACTGCAAGCGATTGTTCGCAATCTGCATGGCATCAATGCCCAGGAGTGGATATCTATTGGTGGTGCGCAGCGCAGACGATTCGAAGCGACATTTGACGGATATGAAGAGTACGAAGGCAGTCAGGATATAGAGGACCGGGTGCAGCGAGTCATTGGATCGTTTTTAAATCTGGCCCAGACGTTAACGAATGCGCGGAATTCTACCATGAGTTGAGAACCAAGGAAGATGAAAAATCGGAAAAGGAAAAGAGGTTGAGCATTATGATTACAGGCATATTTGAAACACATCTAAACGTGACCGATCTGGAGAGATCCCATCATTTCTATGAAACGGTCCTGGGTTTATCCCATGCCTATGGGCAAAAAGAACGTGGGAACTCCTTCTACTGGATAGGTGAAAAAGGCAATGCCATGCTGGGATTGTGGCAAAAGGATCCTTCCGAGGTGAAACGTCAGCACTTTGCTTTTCATGTATCTCTGGAGGATATGAAACACGCGGTGGCTCACTTGGAGAACAAAGGGATCAAGACACAGAACTTCCTGAATGATGATATCGGTGAATTGTACGTCTTCGGTTGGATGCCTGCGGTATCTGTATATTTTAACGATCCGGATGGTCATTTGCTTGAATTCATCGCCATGCTCCCGGATGAAGCGAAGCCTGAACTTGGCATGGTGCCGTGGAGTCAGTGGGAGGAGATGCAGGAGAAGACCGTATGATGATTGAAGAATTACAGTTATATACAACACGGTTGGAGGACCTCAAGCATTTTTATCGTGATACGTTGGGAATGGAGGTGTCCAATGCGACAGATCAGGCCTTCAACCTGCAGGTTGGAAGGACAAAGATGATTTTCAAACAGGGTGAAACAGATCGTGAGCCCTTTTATCATGTGGCCTGGTCGATTCCGACGAATCGGTTCAAGGAAGCGAAGCAGTGGGCTGCATCACGTGTTGTTTTAAGCAGAGAAGGAGATCGGGATGAGACGTACTCTGCTAACTGGAACTCTCATTCTCTCTATTTTGAAGATCCGGCAGGCAATATTATTGAGCTGATTGCTCATCATCGTATTCAAAACGAGAGTGACCATGACTTCTCGACTCAAGATATATTACAGGTGTGTGAAGTTGGACTGGTGACGGAGGATGTTCTGTCTACGGTGAATGAGCTTCAGCGGATTGGACTCACGCGCTGGGGTGAGGTGAGTGATACCTTTGCTCCTGTAGGAGATGTACATGGTTTATTTATTGTGGTGAAGAAGGATCGGACGTGGTTTTTCTCCAAGCAAAAAGCAGAGATCTATCCGCTGGAAGTGTCCATTCGTGACGTGGGCAGGCTTCGAATCGGCTAAACTTTGCATTCGGGGGCAAAACGGGCATATGTGGAGCATTTCCATCATGTTATAGAAGTAAACGCTTTATTTATTCATTCCAGGGTAGTTTCTCTGATGGGTTTACATATAATGAAGGGTGGTGGCAAGCTTGGATCGACGTTTGTTGGAAGAAGGACTAGCGATTATCGTTTCCAGTCGGGAGCGTACAGGAGATCTGTGGCACGCCCATTATGGGGCGGGTGCGATTGCGGCATATTTTTGGTTACGGGAAAATCGTCTCACTGCCCTTGCCGCCGGCAGTGTTACGGCCGAAGCAAAAGCCATGCTTCGCCAGCATGGAATCAGCCGTGGTCAGACCTCTCCGATTGGTGAGATGATGCCCAGGGAAGATGCCGAAGCGTGTATTACGGACGCATTGGATCGAACGATTGGAGAGCTGCACTGGGTTGGACATCAGGCCATCTATGGGGCAATCAGCCTGAAAGCTATTCGCGAACTGGATGGATGGGGCACTGCGGAGGATATTGTTCGGCTGGTTGAACTGATCGATTCATTCGATCGAACCATCCCGGGAAGATCCTGGATGAACACAACGATGAAAGAAATCCGCAGTCTGAAGCCAGAAAAAAGCGATGGTTTCCCTGAGATCAAAGATCCAACGCAGTTGTCACGCCTGATTCTGGATGAGCTTGGTGCTTTCCAGACCATATATCACGCGGAGGCGCATCATGACCTGATTGGTCATATGCTCACCTACGGACA
This Paenibacillus xylanexedens DNA region includes the following protein-coding sequences:
- a CDS encoding NADPH-dependent FMN reductase, whose translation is MNIVILAGSNRNNATSTRLGEYAVEIIRGQGHQASLFDLYQTPLPFYAPDEKQADHEHLADLNTRMLAADAIILSTPEYHGSISGVLKNALDHLSQAHFSGKPVLSISSSGGAVGVSSLLQLQAIVRNLHGINAQEWISIGGAQRRRFEATFDGYEEYEGSQDIEDRVQRVIGSFLNLAQTLTNARNSTMS
- a CDS encoding ImmA/IrrE family metallo-endopeptidase produces the protein MDDIVTKLIRKHRTNCPFSIARAVGIQIRFTNLGKSTKGLYFRKLRRRFIVIHNDLPPEWQRFVCAHELGHDRLHKGINRFFLEEHSYFAPGKLERQANRFAIQLLTSGVMPEPDESLEKFCLRTGLPREAQHFFYTL
- a CDS encoding VOC family protein, yielding MMIEELQLYTTRLEDLKHFYRDTLGMEVSNATDQAFNLQVGRTKMIFKQGETDREPFYHVAWSIPTNRFKEAKQWAASRVVLSREGDRDETYSANWNSHSLYFEDPAGNIIELIAHHRIQNESDHDFSTQDILQVCEVGLVTEDVLSTVNELQRIGLTRWGEVSDTFAPVGDVHGLFIVVKKDRTWFFSKQKAEIYPLEVSIRDVGRLRIG
- a CDS encoding helix-turn-helix domain-containing protein, which gives rise to MVEHAFGPYMKQLREQQGYSINQLAEAAGISNSQISRIENGVRGVPKPATIRKISDALSVPYTEMMKQAGYIEPGSAAELQDVPEWATYKDRRDFKKMLEDDDDLMFDGIPLDEEDKKRIKDVLTGLFWEAKQMNKRKKTDESDNRP
- a CDS encoding VOC family protein, which translates into the protein MITGIFETHLNVTDLERSHHFYETVLGLSHAYGQKERGNSFYWIGEKGNAMLGLWQKDPSEVKRQHFAFHVSLEDMKHAVAHLENKGIKTQNFLNDDIGELYVFGWMPAVSVYFNDPDGHLLEFIAMLPDEAKPELGMVPWSQWEEMQEKTV
- a CDS encoding ArpU family phage packaging/lysis transcriptional regulator, with product MELMLPELDRRKTQTAVEAALEKYRIYKTIAFEEREVMVTASYAERFHGATNVTGDSTARTAIYNVDVQRARQAYCDTIDFVVSRLSEKERVLVCERYLKDDDVFDYKVYNHVFDPPVSKDTYTKIRTRAFYKMALALSDRGLINMEPLSVSRKERQKLG
- a CDS encoding GAF domain-containing sensor histidine kinase → MNKPQLASAKGEKSAMSEEVGMQEMVTLKTIAETLNTSNDLNLMLDTVVGKLLELTGLTAGWMFLINERGEYTCVSDYNLPPALLRKDKEPMRTGTCWCVNRFKDGQLNHAVNIINCKRLEDAVEFQWGDTHDITHHATVPLRSGEKMLGLLNVAAPAKEHFSDSELALLQGVAYQIGSAVERMRLYRTEQRRADLYAKLGEFSTALGLAVNECTNSEAFCLKVVQLLGQHYDWPFATIIQQKSGMFVLQAAYANDTVRTLSSTPLSSEVTSHINHVINSHRVTSLSGTEIAEIFTLCKPDQTTNSIASGIAAPLPYHTPGETGILVIGIGTSGPAQADREVLEALAEHIAASWESLKLAENRRELARMEERNRLARDLHDSVNQILFSLSLTAKGAESMLSGSEQLHPAAEAMKDIRALSQEALKEMCALIMQLRPAGLEAGLLHALQEYGTSQRLQVVTNRTGMRSLPRNIEEALWRIGQEALNNVRKHADVPSVEVTLKLSNHEVVLTVTDQGKGGANRPKASSGSSLGLSIMKERAQSLGGSLEIVSSSRKGTTVTAVIPLPFESV
- a CDS encoding response regulator, with amino-acid sequence MPITILLADDHAMVRRGLHVFLTTQQDMKVVGEASNGQEALAEAEALKPDVVLMDLHMPVMDGIETARRLRTLLPATRIIVLTSFSDQDHVVPAVRAGVKGYLLKDIEPEDLAVAIRNVHAGQVELHPDAAGQLMHVMASSDWSINEQQPQHIPTDQSADSQHQEPKQKGKLTEASLGGLDMLTRREQEVLGLIAQGLSNKEIAVQLVITEKTVKTHVSHLLDKLGLADRTQAALHAVRNGWVV